The Rudaeicoccus suwonensis sequence ACATCCAGGTTGCCGGCGTCGTGCACGACGGCGACGAGGCCGTGACGGCTGCGCAACGGCACTTCCCCGACGTGGTGCTGCTCGATGTGCGGATGCAGCGGATGGACGGGATCACCGCCACGGCAGCGTTGCGGTCGCTGCCGAATCCGCCGAGGGTGATCGTGCTGACGACCTGGGATGCCGACGACGTGGTCATGCGCGCGATCGATGCGGGTGCAGCGGGCTTCCTGCTGAAGACCGCCGCCCCTCGCGAACTCATGGATGCCGTGCGCAATGTGGGCGCCGGCGACGGTGCCCTTTCCCCACAGAGCGTGCGAGCCGTGTTCGAACACCTGAACTCCCGCAACGGCGGCGACTGGCAGGCGGCTCGTGTGGCGGCAGAGCAACTGACCATTCGCGAACTCGAAGTCGTACGGGCCGTCGTCGAGGGGTTGAGCAACGCCGAGATCGGCAGGCGGCTGTATGTCGGTGAGGCCACCGTCAAGACCCACCTCGCCTCGGCTCAGCAGAAGCTCGGAGCAACCAATCGGGTGAGCGTCGCCGTGGCGGCAGTGCGCGCCGGTATCGCCTGACGGCGTCCGACCCGCTGGCTGGGTCGTGGCGGTGTGACCACGGTGGCGTGCCGGGGACCGCAAAAGGCCCGCCTGCGAGGAGGCGAGCCTTCGGCATACGTGCTCGGTGGCCAGAGACGGGGTCGAACCGCCGACCTAACGATTTTCAGTCGTTCGCTCTACCAACTGAGCTATCTGGCCCTTCGGAAAGGGATGGCGACCCCGACGGGACTCGAACCCGCGACCTCCGCCGTGACAGGGCGGCGCGCTAACCAACTGCGCTACGGGGCCTTGCGGCCATGAAACATCATCGCAAATGCGATGCGCGTATCCCCAACGGGATTCGAACCCGTGCTGCCGCCGTGAAAGGGCGGTGTCCTAGGCCGCTAGACGATGGGGACCTCGTTCTCGCAACCAGTCCTCAGCATCAGCCGCCTCGGCTGGTGTCGAGGACGTCATGACTATAGGGGGTCGGACTGGCATCCACCAAAACGAGGTCAACCGGCTGCCCAGTCGAGCAGTTCGGGGAGGGGCCACGTGTTGACGATGCGGTGCCTGGGGACCCCCAGCCGTGCCGCGCGCTCGCAGCCGTACTCGATGAAATCCAGTTGGCCGGGCGCGTGCGCGTCGCTGTCGATCGAGAACAGGCAGCCCGCCTCGATGGCCATGCGCACGAGGTCGTCGGGTGGATCGCAGCGCTCTGGTCGGGAGTTGATTTCGACCGCGACGCCCTCCTCGGCGCACGCCGCGAAGACCCCTGCCGCATCGAAGGACGACTGCGCCCGTTTGCCGCGGTCACCGTCGACGAGGCGGCCGGTGCAGTGCCCGAGGATGTTCGACCGCGGATGGCGCACCGCGGCGATCATGCGGCGGGTCATCGCCGGAGCGCTCATCTTCAGCTTGGAGTGGACCGACACCACCCGCAGATCCAGCTTCGCCAGCATCGCGTCGCTCTGGTCGAGTTCGCCGTCATCCAGGATGTCGACCTCGATGCCCTTGAGGAGGGTGAAGTCGGTTGCGCCGTCGGCGAGTTGTTGGTTGATGCGGTCGATGAGCGCGAGTTGTGTTCGCAGACGCTCGGCAGTCAGCCCGTTGGCGACCTTCAGTCGCGGCGAGTGGTCTGTCAACACGAGGTACTCATGGCCGAGTTCCATTGCCGTTGCGACCATTTCGGGAATCGGTGATCCGCCGTCACTCCAGTCCGAGTGGCAGTGGCAGTCACCGCGTAAGGCCGCGCGGACGTCCTCGCCACCTTCGATCAGGCGTCGGGGTGACGTGGCCTCGAGGTCGATCAGATACTGCGGACGGGTGCCGTGCAGGCACGCAGCGATGACGGCTTCGGTGGCCTTGCCGATACCAGGAAGATCGGCCAAAGTGCCCTCGGCAGAGCGTCTTTCGAGTTCCGCGCGGGGCGTCTTGATGACGGTGTCACAGGCGTGTCTGAAGGCCTGGACGCGGTAGGTGCCGGCCCGAGACCGCTCAAGTAGGAACGCGATGCGCCGCAATGCGTCGACAGGTTCCATCGCGTCGTCGTTCAGTTGGTCGGGCATGCCTCCGTCAGCACGCCCGTTCGCACTGCCGTTGCCGTCGTTTTTCGTGTCGATCTTCGAGTCGTCGCCCACGGTGCCATACGCGGTCGCATTTGCGTCGTCGCGCCCGGTCTTCGTCATACACCTCAGCTTGGCATGGGGTCTCCGGTTAGGGTTCCTGATCGTGCGAGCTTCGGTGCTGATCGCGCTGGTGGTGGCCGGCGCTGCGTGGGCGTGGTGGGCCCGTCGGCGTATGCAGAAGCGTCAGTTGGCATGGCTGGTGCGCGCTGCCGGGGCGAGTGCGCGACGTGGGGCGATCATCACGGCGATGTCGCAGTCTCTGGCGGCGTTTGTCGCTGTCGTGGTGCTCGCCTTCTCGGTGTGGGTCGAGGAGGCACACCGGGTGTTCTGGTTGCGAATGCCGTTGGCAGTGCTCGTGATTGCGATCTACGTGCCGTATGCCGCAGTCCTTGCGCCGGTGCGTGTCAACGTCAAGAACCTGCGCCGCACCCCGCAACGCCGGATGGTCGAGTCCGGCGCGCGCCCGGATGTGGCCGACGCCATTGCGCGAGCCGGCCGGCCATTCGCATTGATCGGGTCGCTGATCTTCCTTGCGGCAGTCACCGTGCTGGTCTGGCACCACCTGCGCAACTGACATTCCCTGCCATCATGCGTGCGTGGTGTCCACCGGCGCCACACCGAGGCACCTGGATCCGCCGGCGCCACCTGCGCAACTGGCATCCACCGG is a genomic window containing:
- a CDS encoding response regulator transcription factor — its product is MSDVTVQDQQAQPMRPTRVLLVDDDPLVCAGIEMMLSAATDIQVAGVVHDGDEAVTAAQRHFPDVVLLDVRMQRMDGITATAALRSLPNPPRVIVLTTWDADDVVMRAIDAGAAGFLLKTAAPRELMDAVRNVGAGDGALSPQSVRAVFEHLNSRNGGDWQAARVAAEQLTIRELEVVRAVVEGLSNAEIGRRLYVGEATVKTHLASAQQKLGATNRVSVAVAAVRAGIA
- a CDS encoding PHP domain-containing protein, yielding MEPVDALRRIAFLLERSRAGTYRVQAFRHACDTVIKTPRAELERRSAEGTLADLPGIGKATEAVIAACLHGTRPQYLIDLEATSPRRLIEGGEDVRAALRGDCHCHSDWSDGGSPIPEMVATAMELGHEYLVLTDHSPRLKVANGLTAERLRTQLALIDRINQQLADGATDFTLLKGIEVDILDDGELDQSDAMLAKLDLRVVSVHSKLKMSAPAMTRRMIAAVRHPRSNILGHCTGRLVDGDRGKRAQSSFDAAGVFAACAEEGVAVEINSRPERCDPPDDLVRMAIEAGCLFSIDSDAHAPGQLDFIEYGCERAARLGVPRHRIVNTWPLPELLDWAAG